A genomic segment from Leptolyngbya boryana PCC 6306 encodes:
- a CDS encoding tetratricopeptide repeat protein: MKQSSNVESALTQFQLANAWHARGHLEEALTRYQETIRLHPNYAPAYQQLANLMLKQRRMEEALQYYEQALSLDFEATDLSFYYHCLGLSERKSSSSQAEIVSAGNSSVIKTEHISRGMTTGKISLGKQRIFGFHRSGWNFAVQALSPLHNPHGVLFDGCIENQFLFQHNARSRSRQILAKMKADGVFQYLATSEEKGITPYQKPWVGFFHNPPAIPIWFHYHNSLQRLFQKQIWQDSLPHCIGLFALSNYHAEWLREQTGKPVSVLVHPTEIPEKQFDFHQFLQNPRKKVVQIGWWLRKLNSIYRLPLDKDNSLGYEKVRLGFLFDVAEDLITKLMQQEARIHKIDVDEAYSENTTVLRHLPNDEYDDLLAANIAFIDLYDASANNAVIECIARATPLLVNPLPSVKEYLGDEYPMYFNTLEEAAEKALDTSLILETHLYLKHCETRQKLSADYFLNSFCNSEVYRMI; encoded by the coding sequence ATGAAACAGTCATCTAATGTAGAGAGTGCCCTGACTCAATTCCAGTTAGCGAACGCTTGGCACGCTCGAGGTCATCTGGAAGAAGCCTTGACGCGCTATCAAGAAACAATCCGACTCCATCCGAACTATGCGCCTGCCTATCAGCAGTTAGCCAATTTGATGCTCAAACAACGTCGGATGGAAGAAGCATTGCAGTACTACGAGCAAGCGCTGAGCTTAGATTTTGAGGCAACCGATCTATCGTTTTACTATCACTGTTTGGGTTTATCAGAACGTAAGAGTTCTTCTAGTCAAGCGGAAATTGTTTCAGCAGGAAACTCAAGCGTAATCAAGACAGAACATATATCCAGAGGCATGACCACTGGCAAAATTAGTCTTGGAAAACAACGAATTTTTGGGTTTCATCGTAGCGGCTGGAACTTTGCAGTTCAGGCACTGAGTCCGTTGCACAATCCTCATGGTGTTTTGTTTGATGGGTGTATAGAAAATCAGTTTCTATTTCAGCACAATGCGCGATCGCGATCCCGCCAAATTTTGGCAAAAATGAAAGCTGATGGTGTGTTTCAGTATCTCGCAACTTCAGAAGAAAAAGGAATTACGCCTTATCAAAAACCTTGGGTTGGGTTCTTCCACAATCCTCCTGCTATTCCCATTTGGTTTCACTATCACAATTCACTCCAAAGGCTATTTCAAAAGCAAATCTGGCAAGATAGTCTACCTCATTGCATTGGGTTGTTTGCCCTCTCGAACTATCATGCAGAATGGCTAAGAGAGCAGACAGGCAAGCCTGTTTCTGTGTTAGTTCATCCAACTGAAATTCCTGAAAAACAGTTTGATTTTCATCAATTCTTACAAAATCCACGTAAAAAGGTGGTGCAGATTGGATGGTGGCTCCGCAAATTGAACTCGATTTATCGACTCCCACTGGATAAAGATAATTCACTGGGCTATGAGAAAGTCAGGCTAGGTTTTTTGTTTGATGTAGCCGAAGATCTCATTACTAAGCTGATGCAGCAAGAAGCGAGAATTCATAAGATCGATGTTGATGAAGCATACTCAGAAAATACGACTGTTCTTCGACATCTCCCTAATGATGAGTACGATGATCTGTTAGCTGCCAATATCGCCTTTATCGATTTGTATGATGCCAGCGCGAACAATGCCGTTATTGAATGCATCGCTCGTGCAACTCCCCTGCTCGTCAATCCACTCCCGTCCGTGAAAGAATACTTGGGTGATGAGTATCCCATGTACTTCAACACTCTAGAAGAAGCCGCAGAAAAAGCGTTGGATACGTCCTTAATTCTTGAGACGCACCTTTACCTGAAGCATTGCGAAACCAGACAGAAACTCTCAGCAGATTACTTCCTGAATAGCTTTTGTAACAGTGAAGTTTATCGAATGATTTAA
- a CDS encoding glycosyltransferase family 2 protein, with product MTVNFPLVSVIIPVYNRDRYLAEAIDSVLAQTYPAIELVVVDDGSSDRSAEIAQRYLPNLVYHYQPNGGISAARNTGIGLAQGEFLAFLDSDDIWMPDKLSQQMEAFTSDPNLEAVFGYVQQFYSPELDETFRQRIRCPEQPSAAYISSAMLIKRSAFLRVGEFETELKTGIDISWYARAVEQQLRQLMLPDIVYHRRLHETNSGITERQHANQRLHILKTMLDRRRQSNLPQTTQEI from the coding sequence ATGACTGTTAATTTTCCGCTGGTTAGTGTGATTATTCCGGTTTACAATCGCGATCGCTATCTGGCTGAGGCGATTGATAGTGTTCTCGCTCAGACTTATCCAGCGATCGAGTTAGTTGTGGTTGATGATGGATCGAGCGATCGTAGTGCAGAGATTGCTCAGCGATATCTCCCAAATCTTGTTTACCACTATCAACCAAATGGTGGAATCAGCGCTGCTAGAAATACCGGAATTGGCTTAGCTCAAGGCGAATTTCTAGCCTTTCTTGATTCCGATGATATTTGGATGCCAGACAAGTTATCTCAACAAATGGAAGCCTTTACATCTGATCCAAATTTGGAGGCTGTGTTTGGCTATGTTCAACAGTTTTATAGTCCAGAGCTAGACGAAACGTTTCGGCAACGCATTCGCTGTCCGGAGCAGCCGAGTGCTGCTTATATTTCCAGCGCGATGCTGATTAAGCGATCGGCATTCCTGCGAGTCGGTGAGTTTGAAACCGAGTTAAAAACAGGAATCGATATAAGTTGGTATGCCCGCGCGGTCGAACAACAGTTGAGACAGCTCATGTTGCCCGACATTGTTTATCACCGGCGGCTGCACGAGACGAACAGTGGCATTACAGAACGTCAGCACGCGAATCAACGTCTCCATATTCTCAAAACGATGCTGGATCGACGGCGGCAGTCTAATCTCCCTCAAACGACTCAGGAAATCTAA
- a CDS encoding NAD-dependent epimerase/dehydratase family protein, translated as MRNFFQPRPKSDQKTVLLTGAAGTIGMSLQQHLGETYHFRCLDRKRIPQVQDMQVVNIENFRAVLKAMRGVDAVIHLAANPRIDQPWQDVYTSGIGGTYNVFEAARQAGVKQIIYASTNHVSGWREVKQEPQITSDQLVRPDSLYAVGKAFGETLGQFFVDRYEMSIVCLRIGAFVAEPKLYSPNDRMLAVWCSPRDLAQLVQRSLEQDNLGFQIFYAISGNTRRYWDISNAQALLGYDPQDDAERLLTALKLT; from the coding sequence ATGCGCAACTTCTTTCAACCTCGCCCCAAGTCGGATCAGAAAACTGTTCTATTGACGGGAGCAGCCGGAACGATTGGGATGTCCTTGCAGCAACATCTAGGGGAAACCTATCACTTTCGTTGTCTCGATCGTAAACGTATTCCCCAGGTGCAAGATATGCAAGTGGTCAACATCGAAAACTTTAGAGCAGTGCTTAAGGCAATGCGAGGAGTCGATGCTGTGATCCATCTTGCAGCCAATCCTCGTATTGATCAGCCTTGGCAAGACGTTTATACGAGCGGTATTGGTGGCACATACAACGTCTTTGAAGCAGCTCGCCAAGCCGGAGTCAAGCAAATCATTTATGCCAGCACGAATCATGTTTCTGGCTGGCGAGAAGTGAAGCAAGAACCTCAGATCACGTCTGATCAACTGGTTCGCCCTGACTCGTTGTATGCAGTTGGCAAGGCATTTGGTGAAACGTTAGGGCAATTTTTTGTCGATCGATATGAAATGTCGATCGTTTGCCTTCGCATCGGAGCCTTTGTAGCCGAACCCAAACTTTACAGCCCTAACGATCGCATGCTGGCAGTCTGGTGTAGTCCACGGGATCTGGCTCAACTGGTACAGCGATCGCTAGAGCAAGATAATCTCGGCTTTCAGATTTTCTACGCTATTTCCGGCAATACTCGCCGCTATTGGGATATCAGCAATGCTCAAGCCTTGCTAGGATATGACCCTCAAGATGACGCTGAACGCTTGCTGACCGCTCTTAAATTGACTTAA
- a CDS encoding glycosyltransferase family 2 protein: MSTSPLVSVIIPTCNYGKFIAATLDSVRAQSYHPLETIVVDDGSTDHTADVVRAYPEVRYFYQSNQGVSVARNRAIAEAQGEFIAFLDADDVWQPNKLSIQIAYMLENPDVGITATKIKNFIEPGTQLPSWFQPEIGLEDHKSPIPSTLVVRRTVFSQIGNFSPDYRASEDLEWLCRARDAQIPIITLPETLILRRLHGANLSWQAWRESVHRAIKILRASLARKTQRLAD, encoded by the coding sequence ATGAGCACTTCTCCTTTAGTAAGCGTGATCATCCCCACCTGTAACTACGGAAAATTCATCGCAGCAACGTTGGATAGCGTACGCGCTCAAAGTTACCATCCGCTCGAAACGATCGTGGTCGATGACGGTTCAACGGATCACACGGCTGATGTAGTACGTGCTTATCCAGAAGTGCGTTACTTCTATCAATCGAATCAGGGAGTATCAGTAGCTCGTAATCGCGCGATCGCAGAGGCTCAAGGAGAATTCATTGCGTTCTTAGATGCAGATGATGTCTGGCAGCCCAATAAGCTCAGTATTCAGATTGCCTATATGTTAGAGAATCCGGATGTTGGCATCACCGCAACGAAAATCAAAAATTTTATCGAACCAGGAACTCAGCTCCCATCCTGGTTTCAACCCGAAATTGGGCTTGAAGATCACAAGAGTCCCATTCCTAGTACGCTGGTCGTTCGCAGAACTGTGTTTAGTCAAATTGGGAATTTCTCGCCTGATTATCGTGCCAGTGAAGATCTCGAATGGTTATGTCGAGCCAGAGATGCTCAAATCCCTATCATCACACTTCCTGAAACACTGATTCTCAGACGGCTTCATGGCGCGAATTTGTCCTGGCAAGCATGGCGTGAAAGCGTTCATCGTGCCATCAAAATCCTGAGAGCATCGCTTGCCCGTAAAACACAGCGACTCGCTGATTAA
- a CDS encoding FkbM family methyltransferase gives MRALQRKMIDGLTRFTPALLPPQRQYYNETNNDRWIAEYVFPGKRNGYFLEIGAANGKAASSCYVLEQEFGWTGICVEPNDYFFEQLVDNRPNSTCEKVCLSNRVGNVIFIEGSEDTVSPYLSGIKSNLEQVKHQGKEVVQKGRSVEKEATTLEALLKKHQAPNIIDYAAFDIEGSELDVLEVFPFDQYRFLALSLECDHSIRASLSQLLSANGYRQIKNPFNRDKPWEIYWLHQDSY, from the coding sequence ATGAGAGCTTTGCAGCGAAAAATGATTGATGGGCTGACCCGATTTACACCCGCTCTACTTCCACCCCAGCGACAATACTATAACGAAACGAATAACGATCGTTGGATTGCTGAATATGTGTTTCCAGGCAAGCGAAACGGTTATTTCTTAGAAATCGGAGCCGCGAATGGTAAAGCAGCCAGTAGCTGTTATGTGTTGGAACAAGAGTTCGGATGGACAGGGATTTGTGTTGAACCGAATGACTATTTTTTTGAACAGCTTGTTGACAATCGCCCCAATAGCACTTGTGAGAAAGTTTGCCTCTCAAATCGAGTTGGCAACGTCATCTTCATAGAAGGCAGCGAAGATACGGTAAGCCCCTATCTGAGCGGGATTAAATCTAATCTGGAACAGGTCAAGCATCAGGGAAAAGAAGTGGTTCAAAAAGGCAGATCTGTCGAGAAAGAAGCAACTACTTTGGAAGCTCTGCTGAAGAAACATCAGGCTCCTAACATCATTGACTATGCTGCTTTTGATATTGAGGGCAGCGAGTTAGATGTTTTAGAAGTGTTTCCGTTTGATCAGTATCGATTTTTGGCATTGAGCTTGGAATGCGATCACTCAATTCGAGCATCCCTTTCTCAGTTGCTATCGGCAAATGGATATCGGCAAATCAAAAATCCATTTAATCGAGATAAACCTTGGGAAATCTACTGGTTACATCAAGACAGTTACTAG
- a CDS encoding phosphoenolpyruvate carboxykinase (ATP), producing the protein MQLTSAPPALRLEEQEQLVYFQMVHAGFERAAQAVGIVKFFYLIGGYTICLQFAGDGLVPYLTPALAHLGTSPVADPDLTICIWDSASTSTQLPLLIGSLIELLEINWTSHLGPRKEVKGYDGDRIRSNFHIGPNILSVLDRKQNLACYWIKDAENIPYWEKGSPLQMILNWWTTDHHKQYVHAGAVGTLDGGVLLAGKGGSGKSSTALACIDSPLVYASDDYCLLSMEPTPYVYSLYNTAKLKGQEDLERFPRLAPWVNNRDRLDSEKAMLFLNHHCPEKVVTGFPIKAVLVPQVTGKSDTHLRPTTAAMALKALAPSTMFQLAGSGKTAFQMMSSLVKQVPCYALELGTDVAQIPAVIANLLTSL; encoded by the coding sequence ATGCAACTTACTTCAGCTCCACCCGCTTTGAGATTAGAAGAACAGGAACAGCTCGTCTATTTTCAGATGGTTCATGCAGGATTTGAGCGAGCCGCTCAAGCTGTTGGAATCGTGAAGTTCTTCTATCTAATTGGAGGATATACGATTTGTCTACAGTTTGCAGGAGACGGATTAGTTCCCTATCTCACACCTGCACTTGCTCACTTAGGGACTTCACCTGTAGCAGATCCAGATCTCACGATTTGTATTTGGGATAGTGCTTCTACCTCAACGCAATTGCCATTACTGATTGGCAGTCTCATCGAACTGCTTGAGATCAATTGGACGAGCCACTTAGGACCGCGCAAAGAAGTCAAAGGATACGATGGCGATCGCATTCGCTCCAACTTTCACATCGGACCGAACATTCTGAGCGTGCTCGATCGCAAGCAAAATCTTGCCTGTTACTGGATTAAAGATGCCGAAAATATTCCCTACTGGGAAAAGGGTTCACCTCTGCAAATGATTCTAAATTGGTGGACAACCGATCATCACAAGCAATATGTTCATGCTGGAGCAGTTGGCACTCTAGATGGAGGTGTCTTGCTTGCAGGGAAAGGGGGGTCTGGCAAATCTTCTACTGCGCTCGCTTGCATCGATAGTCCACTCGTTTACGCCAGCGATGATTATTGTCTGCTTTCGATGGAGCCGACTCCCTATGTTTATAGTCTCTACAACACTGCCAAACTGAAGGGACAAGAAGATTTAGAGCGATTTCCTCGGTTGGCTCCTTGGGTCAATAATCGCGATCGCCTAGATTCAGAAAAAGCAATGCTCTTTCTGAATCATCACTGCCCTGAAAAAGTCGTCACAGGCTTTCCGATTAAAGCGGTATTAGTTCCACAAGTAACTGGAAAATCAGACACGCATTTGCGCCCGACAACAGCAGCAATGGCATTAAAAGCACTTGCGCCCAGCACAATGTTCCAATTAGCAGGTAGTGGAAAAACGGCATTCCAGATGATGTCTAGCTTAGTCAAGCAAGTTCCTTGCTATGCTCTGGAACTCGGTACGGACGTAGCCCAGATTCCCGCTGTGATTGCGAATTTACTGACATCACTTTAA
- a CDS encoding nucleotidyltransferase family protein: MNNSPEKHKKHIFQFGFYRLTFTQELLLKAALLKGQSALTAWEQWKARVDIETLDSTSFTLLPQLYQTLLAHGVEDPHMARLKGIYRRTWYANQLQIRSLHTILATLAEAGIDAIVLGDAALNFHGSNLPVSSFHLLLRQEQLDPTFKTLTALDWEAPAPTPGQLSIQFKAQQQSLYIQTRLFWAFPQDETDEQVWRRAISLPNAGFLLDPTDQLLEICARTFLKARGQTIQGLADAFLLIQRFGDDLDWQRLITQAQRYRMILPLRNTLTLLHQILELDVPNWVLPTLVQMPLLSEELSTYQVLAGEWQPWLRAQSLPVMRPLEQYLFQLRHRPFPGRQILKTLLVPRY; the protein is encoded by the coding sequence ATGAACAATTCACCAGAGAAGCACAAAAAACACATCTTCCAGTTTGGATTCTATCGTCTCACTTTCACACAAGAGCTTCTGTTAAAAGCAGCCCTTTTGAAGGGTCAATCTGCACTCACCGCTTGGGAGCAGTGGAAAGCTCGCGTCGATATTGAAACCTTAGACTCAACATCCTTTACACTCCTGCCGCAACTATACCAAACTCTATTGGCGCACGGTGTCGAAGACCCTCACATGGCAAGGCTGAAAGGGATTTATCGGCGCACTTGGTATGCTAATCAACTTCAGATCCGATCGCTTCATACCATTTTGGCAACCTTGGCAGAAGCTGGAATTGATGCGATCGTTCTCGGAGATGCTGCTCTCAATTTTCACGGCAGCAATTTACCTGTCTCCAGCTTCCATTTGCTGCTCCGCCAAGAGCAGCTAGACCCTACCTTCAAGACGCTTACCGCTCTCGATTGGGAAGCCCCTGCACCGACTCCGGGACAGTTGTCAATCCAATTCAAGGCGCAACAGCAGAGCCTCTATATTCAGACGCGTCTATTTTGGGCATTCCCTCAAGATGAGACAGATGAGCAGGTTTGGCGGCGAGCCATCTCGCTTCCTAACGCTGGATTCTTACTCGATCCAACCGATCAGCTTTTAGAAATCTGTGCAAGGACATTCTTGAAGGCAAGAGGACAAACCATTCAGGGTCTCGCAGATGCATTTTTACTGATCCAGAGATTTGGCGACGATCTGGACTGGCAACGATTGATCACTCAAGCACAACGCTATCGTATGATCTTGCCCCTGCGAAATACGCTGACGCTGTTGCACCAAATCCTTGAGTTAGATGTACCGAACTGGGTACTGCCTACGCTGGTGCAGATGCCGCTCCTATCTGAGGAATTGTCCACCTATCAAGTATTAGCAGGAGAGTGGCAACCGTGGCTGAGAGCGCAAAGCTTACCTGTGATGCGACCTTTAGAACAGTATTTATTTCAGCTTCGGCATCGCCCATTTCCAGGTAGACAAATTCTGAAAACGCTTCTTGTTCCCCGATACTAA
- a CDS encoding PqqD family protein, with translation MNISFQVNTPQVVCETIDGEVVIVNLEKGYYYSLLKTGAEVWSGLEQGSDRLHLIDQLTQTYAASYEDIATAVDEFLDHLIREELILKVEGTTLDSPNPTTTIAPSASKPQFEKPILEKFTDMEDLLLLDPIHEVDVEVGWPNAKSA, from the coding sequence ATGAACATAAGCTTTCAGGTCAATACACCGCAAGTCGTTTGTGAAACGATTGATGGAGAAGTCGTCATTGTTAATTTAGAGAAAGGATACTACTACAGCTTGCTTAAGACAGGCGCAGAAGTTTGGAGTGGTCTTGAGCAAGGCAGCGATCGTCTTCACCTCATTGATCAACTCACGCAAACCTATGCAGCAAGCTACGAGGATATTGCAACAGCCGTCGATGAGTTTCTAGACCATCTAATACGTGAAGAACTGATCTTGAAAGTCGAAGGCACGACGCTTGATTCGCCAAATCCCACCACAACGATTGCACCTTCTGCCTCCAAACCTCAATTTGAAAAACCGATATTGGAAAAGTTCACCGACATGGAAGACTTACTCCTACTCGATCCAATTCATGAAGTCGATGTAGAAGTAGGCTGGCCTAACGCCAAGTCTGCCTAA
- a CDS encoding SMP-30/gluconolactonase/LRE family protein — translation MTIKLKIKQQIAKYLPGNCLQATTQSFKTLFPKNFRVTCIASGLKFTEGPLWSADSQCLLFSDIPANRIYKFADGQLTVFREPSGNANGLTRDRQRRLITCEEGSRRLTRTELDGTITVLCDRFGNQKLNSPNDVIVKQDGSIYFTDPPYGIQPEQQEQPVQGVYYLSIDGMLKLVVQDFIAPNGLALSPDERTLYIDDSSERCHIRAFDVQADGSLTGDRVFCAMSTPGVSGNPDGMKVDQAGHLYATGPGGVWVFEPDGTHLGTIVFPEQPSNCAWGDADWCSLYVTACSSVYRIRVNIPGIPVP, via the coding sequence ATGACAATAAAATTAAAGATCAAACAGCAGATCGCAAAATACTTGCCAGGAAATTGCTTACAGGCAACAACACAATCGTTCAAAACCCTGTTTCCTAAGAATTTTCGTGTTACTTGCATTGCATCCGGGTTGAAATTTACAGAAGGTCCGCTGTGGTCTGCAGATTCACAATGTTTACTATTTAGCGATATTCCTGCTAATCGGATCTACAAATTTGCAGATGGACAATTAACGGTTTTTCGGGAGCCTAGTGGTAACGCGAATGGCTTGACGCGCGATCGACAAAGACGATTGATCACTTGTGAGGAAGGAAGCCGTCGTTTGACGCGGACAGAGCTAGATGGAACGATTACTGTGTTATGCGATCGCTTTGGTAACCAGAAACTCAACAGTCCTAATGATGTGATTGTGAAACAAGATGGCTCAATCTACTTTACTGATCCACCTTATGGAATTCAACCTGAGCAGCAAGAACAACCTGTTCAAGGAGTTTACTATCTATCAATTGATGGAATGCTGAAACTGGTTGTTCAAGATTTCATTGCACCGAATGGTTTAGCATTATCTCCAGATGAAAGGACGCTGTATATTGATGATTCGTCGGAACGCTGTCATATTCGTGCATTTGATGTGCAAGCGGATGGTTCTCTAACCGGCGATCGAGTTTTTTGCGCGATGAGTACTCCGGGAGTATCTGGGAATCCGGATGGCATGAAGGTTGACCAAGCCGGGCATCTCTATGCGACTGGACCTGGGGGAGTTTGGGTGTTTGAACCGGATGGAACTCATCTGGGCACGATCGTATTTCCAGAGCAGCCTTCTAACTGTGCTTGGGGTGATGCTGATTGGTGCAGCCTCTATGTTACGGCTTGTAGCTCTGTATATCGGATTCGTGTGAATATTCCAGGGATTCCAGTTCCTTAA
- a CDS encoding YbaY family lipoprotein → MKFFNQGIGLATFLFLTTAIAAQAQQPAQARIYEFQCREGKQFRARFIGNRAIVTFENQSLNLRQVRTGSGIRYQAGKYTFSGKGDQAELTHNNRPFYQACTGTMISPASTTVSGNVTYRERIALPPDAIVQVTLESVDAPIEVLAEQTVETKGKQVPIPFSLNYNTSSIREDISYVIRARILVDQQLRFAGDVAYPTTPHQKPEKVEVIVRSVTPTPR, encoded by the coding sequence ATGAAATTTTTTAACCAGGGTATAGGACTTGCAACATTTTTGTTCCTCACAACAGCGATCGCGGCTCAAGCACAACAGCCTGCACAAGCTCGGATCTATGAGTTTCAGTGTCGCGAGGGCAAGCAGTTTCGAGCAAGATTTATTGGCAATCGTGCGATCGTGACTTTCGAGAATCAATCTCTGAACCTGCGCCAAGTTCGCACAGGTTCTGGAATTCGATATCAAGCTGGCAAGTACACCTTTTCTGGCAAAGGAGATCAAGCTGAACTGACGCACAACAATCGACCATTTTATCAAGCTTGCACCGGAACAATGATCTCTCCAGCCTCTACAACCGTCTCTGGCAACGTCACTTATCGAGAGCGGATTGCTTTGCCGCCTGATGCGATCGTACAAGTCACTTTAGAATCGGTTGACGCACCAATCGAAGTTCTTGCAGAACAAACTGTCGAAACGAAAGGCAAACAAGTCCCGATCCCGTTTTCGCTCAATTACAATACTTCTAGCATTCGTGAAGACATATCTTATGTCATTCGTGCCCGGATTTTAGTCGATCAGCAGCTGCGTTTTGCTGGAGATGTCGCTTACCCAACTACACCGCATCAGAAGCCTGAAAAAGTTGAAGTAATTGTCCGTTCAGTAACGCCCACTCCAAGATAG
- a CDS encoding response regulator, which produces MERLILVLEENPEQAILIQNVFQQDEVPCRVEAIADGASAIDFLYRRGIYENAPRPDLILLDLDLPGKTGHEVLKELKSDPQFRRIPVIVLTFSEKKEDIFQSYVLQGNSYVIESSERDRLTEIIQRIKDFWLGIVTLPGE; this is translated from the coding sequence TTGGAACGCTTGATTTTAGTGCTAGAAGAAAACCCAGAGCAGGCGATCCTGATTCAAAATGTCTTTCAACAGGATGAAGTTCCTTGTCGAGTCGAAGCGATCGCCGATGGTGCAAGCGCGATCGATTTCTTGTATCGCCGAGGCATTTACGAAAATGCTCCTCGCCCTGACTTAATTTTGCTGGATTTGGACTTGCCTGGAAAAACAGGTCATGAAGTCTTGAAAGAACTCAAATCCGATCCGCAGTTTAGAAGAATACCCGTGATCGTGCTGACCTTTTCTGAGAAGAAAGAAGACATCTTTCAAAGCTATGTTTTGCAAGGCAATAGCTATGTGATCGAATCTTCGGAACGCGATCGATTGACTGAAATTATTCAGCGAATTAAAGATTTTTGGTTAGGAATTGTAACCTTACCAGGAGAGTGA